One Lacticaseibacillus rhamnosus genomic window carries:
- a CDS encoding phosphoketolase family protein translates to MDTKVKTVDYSSKEYFDKMTAYWRAANYVSVGQLYLKDNPLLERPLKSEDVKPHPIGHWGTIAGQNFIYTHLNRVINKYDLNMFYIEGPGHGGQVMVSNSYLDGSYSEIYPRVSQDKEGMKNLFTQFSWPGGVASHASAQTPGSIHEGGELGYALSHATGAILDNPDVIAAVVTGDGETETGPLAASWFSNTFINPISDGAILPIVHMNGFKISNPTILSRKSDEDLTKYFEGMGWKPYFVEGDDPTKLNPEMAKVMDAAIEEIKAIQKHARETGDTTMPHWPVIIFRSPKGWTGPKSWNGEPIEGSFRAHQIPIPVDAEDMEHADSLAGWLKSYHPEELFDENGKLIPELAALPPKGDKRMAANPITNGGLDPKPLVLPDYRKYALDNKEHGKQIKQDMIVWSDYLRDLIKLNPHNFRIFGPDETMSNRLYSLFEVTNRQWLEPIKEPADQYLAPAGRIIDSQLSEHQSEGFNEGYTLTGRHGLFTSYEAFLRVVDSMLTQHFKWIRKAHEEPWHKAYPSLNVVSTSTSFQQDHNGYTHQDPGILTHMAEKKAEYIREYLPADANSLLAISPKLFSSQNTVNVLITSKQPRPQFYSIDEATVLANAGLKRIDWASNDDGVEPDVVIAAAGTEPNMESLAAINLLHDAFPDLKIRFINVLDLLKLRSPEIDPRGLSDAEFNSYFTTDKPILFAYHGFEGLIRDIFFTRQNRNVLIHGYREEGDITTPFDMRVLNELDRFHLAKDVIQHVPAYAEKAAAFVQKMDDTLQYHHDFIRANGEDIPEVQEWTWKSIK, encoded by the coding sequence ATGGATACAAAAGTAAAGACCGTTGATTACTCATCCAAGGAATACTTTGACAAGATGACTGCTTATTGGCGGGCAGCTAACTATGTGTCAGTTGGGCAGCTTTATTTGAAGGACAATCCTTTACTGGAACGACCACTGAAAAGTGAAGATGTGAAGCCACATCCGATCGGCCACTGGGGAACGATTGCTGGGCAAAACTTCATTTATACGCACTTGAATCGGGTTATTAATAAGTACGATCTCAATATGTTCTATATTGAAGGTCCGGGTCATGGTGGCCAGGTCATGGTTTCCAACTCCTACCTCGATGGTTCGTATTCAGAGATTTATCCACGGGTTTCCCAGGATAAAGAAGGGATGAAGAACCTGTTCACCCAATTTTCCTGGCCGGGTGGTGTGGCATCGCATGCGAGTGCCCAGACACCAGGCTCAATTCATGAAGGTGGGGAGCTAGGTTATGCGCTGAGCCATGCAACCGGGGCGATTTTGGATAATCCTGATGTGATTGCCGCGGTTGTCACCGGTGATGGCGAAACGGAAACAGGTCCGTTAGCCGCATCTTGGTTTAGCAATACCTTCATTAATCCAATCAGTGACGGGGCAATTTTACCGATCGTGCATATGAACGGCTTCAAGATTTCTAACCCAACGATTCTGTCACGGAAATCAGATGAAGATCTGACCAAGTACTTTGAAGGCATGGGTTGGAAGCCATACTTTGTTGAAGGCGATGACCCAACCAAGCTTAATCCTGAAATGGCGAAAGTTATGGACGCTGCGATCGAAGAAATCAAAGCGATTCAAAAACATGCCCGTGAAACCGGCGATACCACGATGCCACATTGGCCAGTGATTATTTTCCGCTCACCAAAGGGATGGACGGGTCCTAAGAGCTGGAATGGCGAACCAATCGAAGGCTCGTTCCGCGCGCATCAGATTCCGATCCCGGTTGATGCTGAAGATATGGAACATGCCGATTCACTGGCTGGCTGGCTGAAGTCGTACCATCCAGAAGAATTGTTTGATGAAAATGGCAAGCTGATTCCGGAGCTGGCCGCGTTACCGCCAAAGGGTGACAAACGAATGGCCGCTAACCCGATCACCAATGGCGGGCTTGATCCGAAGCCACTGGTATTGCCTGATTATCGCAAGTATGCACTGGATAACAAAGAACATGGTAAGCAAATTAAGCAGGATATGATTGTGTGGTCAGATTATCTGCGTGATTTGATCAAGTTGAACCCGCATAACTTCCGGATCTTTGGCCCTGATGAAACCATGAGTAACCGGCTTTACAGTCTGTTTGAAGTCACCAATCGCCAGTGGCTGGAACCAATTAAGGAACCGGCTGACCAGTACTTGGCACCGGCTGGCCGGATTATTGATTCCCAGTTGTCAGAACATCAATCAGAAGGCTTTAATGAAGGCTATACGCTGACTGGCCGGCATGGCTTGTTCACCAGCTATGAAGCATTTCTGCGCGTGGTTGATTCGATGCTCACCCAGCACTTCAAGTGGATTCGCAAGGCTCATGAGGAACCATGGCACAAGGCTTATCCGAGCCTGAACGTGGTTTCAACTTCGACGTCCTTCCAGCAGGATCACAACGGCTACACCCATCAGGATCCAGGCATTTTGACTCACATGGCGGAAAAGAAAGCCGAATACATCCGCGAATATCTGCCAGCTGATGCGAATAGTTTATTGGCCATTTCACCAAAACTGTTCAGCTCACAAAACACGGTTAATGTGCTGATCACTTCCAAGCAGCCGCGGCCACAGTTTTACAGTATTGATGAAGCAACTGTTTTGGCCAATGCTGGCTTGAAACGGATTGATTGGGCTTCCAATGATGATGGTGTTGAGCCGGATGTTGTCATTGCTGCTGCCGGGACCGAGCCAAATATGGAAAGTCTTGCTGCGATTAACTTGCTGCATGACGCTTTCCCAGACTTGAAGATTCGCTTCATTAACGTGCTTGATCTTTTGAAACTGCGCAGTCCAGAAATCGATCCGCGTGGGTTGAGTGATGCTGAATTCAACAGTTACTTCACGACGGATAAGCCGATTCTCTTTGCTTATCATGGTTTTGAAGGCTTGATCCGTGACATCTTCTTTACCCGTCAGAATCGTAACGTCCTGATTCACGGTTATCGTGAAGAAGGCGATATCACGACACCATTTGATATGCGGGTTCTAAACGAACTTGATCGGTTCCACTTGGCCAAGGATGTCATTCAGCATGTACCGGCATATGCTGAAAAAGCGGCTGCCTTTGTTCAGAAGATGGATGATACGTTGCAATATCACCACGACTTCATTCGGGCAAACGGCGAAGATATTCCTGAAGTTCAGGAGTGGACTTGGAAATCAATTAAGTAA